One Streptomyces sp. B21-105 genomic region harbors:
- a CDS encoding RHS repeat domain-containing protein: protein MSGVLLAVRPLQGDQGTVDVTLDYSGFQNAYGGNWASRLTLHRLPSCALTTPAVKDCRASAPLQSDNDVKAATLSASVPVDAADANTPSTAPVTKAPAATPSASGLVASDGTVLLAATAAASGASGDFKATPLAPSASWTAGGSSGGFSWNYDIDTPDVPGGIVPDLSLSYSSQAVDGRTAATNNQANWIGDGWSMEPGSIERRYVSCSDDIKDSNGTDKSGDLCWKRDNAVLNLNGQSNVLVLNKATGEWHLESDDGTKIVKLAGSTRGNGDDDGEYWRVTTPDGTQYYFGYNRLPGWTSGKAETYSTWSVPVFGNQTDEPCHAKAYKDSWCQQAWRWNLDYIVDPHSDATAYYWNKETNYYGRNVNPDTGASTATVYDRGGYLDHIEYGLRSDSVYSQKAAAKIDFDVAERCLSGCDAFDKDHAKNWPDVPFDQSCKSGEECKDRYSPSFWTRKRLTKIDTSVLTGGAYKRVDTWTLTHQFPSTGDGTDPALWLASVTRTGHTGTGDVSLPAVTFKGQQLANRVDGATTGGKPDPVPPLVRYRVYGIDTETGSTIGVTYSAPDCKAGDVPTPSSNTRRCYPVMWSPPDAPAAEYEPYLDWFHTYVATQVLEADNTGGAPVKETDYAYLDGMAWGKDEDEFTKAKYLTYGDRKGYSRVQVRTGAPASDKQTLSEHRYFRGIDGADVVDHEGVKVTDHTSFAGMTREEAAYDGDGGKLQKTTSYTPWHSAATATMARSGLSALQSYVTGTQEEKTRTAVGDTWRTTRTARTFDDYGLVKTESDLGDTAKTGDEECATTSYARNEDKNILTLAKEVQTVAVACGTAPKLPADLISIERHYYDNAASLDTAPTKGDMTRLEEQDDKGTGYLTTATHTYDIHGRELTETDADDNTTTTAYTPLTIGAPTSMTVTRPLNQAKTLDQTTKTEYDPTRGVPTAVTDANGKRTEATYDGLGRTLQVWKPGWAKTDHPTQPSAEYSYTISKTAANAVSTKTLQYNGSYTTSHQLYDGLLRARETQSPAIGTSDRIVTETLYDTHGWAWKTYAAYYADGAPAKSLKSAADNAVPAMVENVYDGLGRVTDAIARKYGDEQYRTKTVHDGDRTTVIPPKGGTATTVVTDARGRTTDRLEYTDPARTSSQKTHYTYGKWNEPATVTDPAGNTWSYTFDARGQETDVDDPDKGKSHTSYDKLGRPVTVTDARGITLTTDYDALGREIALRKGSTPLAQWTYDTIAKGQLSNSIRYIDGKAYISAVDSYNDAYQPTSSTVTIPAEAGALAGAYTWTYGYNAYTGQQEWIKHPAVGNLPSERQTTVYGEGNLPQKTTAGSVTLVNATSHDVFSRPVRTEYGTLGKKVYRTQAYDEFTGRLTGQTTDRDLAPQRIDDVTYAYDDAGNVTGLTTASGQDAGKTVDTQCFTNDALERLTEAWTARSDCAAQPSATTVGGLDAYWQSFTYDAVGNRTGQTDHGTGALAGADTTTAYTHNESKTVLPHAMQTATVRGGPHDGQKSSFDYDAAGNTTKRIIGTTAQSLTWDDEGHLATLTQTGRTTSYRYDADGNRLIAKDADGTQTLTLPGNNELKIKADGTKEGIRYYTHGEETVAVRTSSGFSFLLPDQQGTAMAAVAMTTLAVTRRKQLPYGQLRSAQTSTVPGTRGYIGGTADPTGLIHLGAREYDPELGQFISVDPINDTDDPAQMNAYSYAHNNPVTKSDPSGMCLADICGVGYPIGGTGTGPNNPKRYVQDGPVDPGGKNHSYCHRGMCSDGHPLGYSKGNISKKTYDPQAEAQAVARAKAQAVARAKAAQAERRKKNSIWGSIAGGLKKGWNNTGGKVVSAVGDHFSEHWRDYVNAGLVVGGFLAGAACGATVVCGVAVGLTIGASTYVVSNAGTKNWNWSSFGIQTVASGVGGGVAAKYAGPKFTGLVSSVRTRVSLWRLERTVSNMRKDLYGE, encoded by the coding sequence GTGAGCGGCGTGCTGCTGGCAGTACGCCCCCTCCAAGGTGACCAGGGCACGGTTGATGTCACCCTGGACTACTCCGGCTTCCAGAACGCTTACGGCGGCAACTGGGCCTCCCGGCTGACGCTGCACCGTCTGCCCTCGTGCGCGCTGACCACGCCTGCGGTCAAGGACTGCCGCGCATCCGCCCCTTTGCAGAGCGACAACGACGTCAAGGCCGCAACGCTGTCCGCCTCTGTCCCTGTCGACGCGGCGGATGCAAACACGCCGTCCACCGCGCCCGTGACGAAAGCACCCGCCGCGACGCCGTCAGCCAGCGGGCTGGTGGCGAGTGACGGCACGGTCCTCCTGGCCGCCACGGCCGCCGCCTCGGGTGCATCGGGTGACTTCAAAGCCACCCCGCTCGCCCCGTCGGCATCCTGGACGGCAGGCGGCTCCAGCGGCGGCTTCTCCTGGAACTACGACATCGACACCCCGGATGTACCCGGCGGCATCGTGCCTGACCTGAGCCTGTCCTACAGCTCGCAGGCCGTGGACGGACGCACCGCAGCGACGAACAACCAAGCCAACTGGATCGGTGACGGCTGGTCCATGGAGCCCGGCTCCATCGAGCGCAGGTATGTGTCCTGCTCCGACGACATCAAAGACAGCAACGGCACCGACAAGAGCGGGGACCTGTGCTGGAAGAGGGACAACGCTGTCCTCAACCTCAACGGGCAGTCCAACGTCCTGGTCCTGAACAAGGCCACGGGCGAATGGCACCTGGAGAGTGACGACGGCACCAAGATCGTCAAGCTGGCCGGCAGTACTCGCGGCAACGGTGACGACGACGGCGAGTACTGGCGAGTGACCACCCCGGACGGTACCCAGTACTACTTCGGCTACAACCGCCTGCCGGGCTGGACCAGCGGCAAAGCCGAGACGTACTCCACATGGTCCGTGCCGGTGTTCGGCAACCAGACCGACGAGCCGTGCCACGCCAAGGCGTACAAGGACTCCTGGTGCCAGCAAGCGTGGCGATGGAACCTCGACTACATCGTGGACCCGCACTCCGACGCCACCGCCTACTACTGGAACAAGGAAACCAACTACTACGGCCGCAACGTCAATCCGGACACCGGTGCCTCCACCGCGACCGTGTATGACCGCGGCGGCTACCTGGACCACATCGAATACGGCCTGCGATCCGACTCCGTCTACAGTCAGAAGGCCGCGGCCAAAATCGACTTCGACGTCGCTGAGCGCTGTCTGAGCGGTTGCGATGCTTTCGACAAAGACCACGCCAAGAACTGGCCCGACGTACCGTTCGACCAGTCCTGCAAGTCAGGCGAGGAGTGCAAAGACCGGTACTCGCCCTCCTTCTGGACCCGCAAACGCCTCACCAAGATCGACACGTCAGTACTGACCGGAGGCGCCTACAAGCGCGTCGACACATGGACGTTGACGCACCAGTTCCCGTCCACCGGTGACGGCACGGATCCCGCACTGTGGCTGGCCTCCGTCACCCGCACCGGGCACACCGGTACCGGAGACGTCTCCCTGCCCGCGGTCACCTTCAAGGGCCAGCAGCTCGCCAACCGCGTGGACGGCGCGACAACGGGCGGTAAGCCGGACCCAGTACCGCCACTTGTGCGTTACCGCGTCTACGGAATCGACACCGAAACCGGCTCCACCATCGGGGTCACCTACTCGGCACCCGACTGCAAGGCCGGCGACGTTCCCACTCCCTCCTCCAACACCCGCCGCTGCTATCCGGTGATGTGGTCGCCGCCGGACGCGCCGGCCGCCGAATACGAGCCGTACCTGGACTGGTTCCACACCTACGTGGCGACCCAGGTCCTGGAAGCCGACAACACCGGCGGAGCTCCGGTGAAGGAGACCGACTACGCCTACCTGGACGGCATGGCCTGGGGCAAGGACGAAGACGAGTTCACCAAGGCCAAGTACCTCACCTACGGCGACCGCAAGGGATACAGCCGCGTCCAGGTCCGCACCGGTGCCCCCGCCTCGGACAAGCAGACGTTGAGCGAGCATCGCTACTTCCGCGGGATCGACGGTGCCGACGTAGTCGACCACGAAGGCGTCAAGGTCACCGACCACACCTCATTCGCCGGCATGACCCGCGAGGAAGCCGCGTACGACGGGGACGGCGGAAAGCTCCAGAAGACCACCAGCTACACCCCCTGGCACTCCGCGGCCACCGCTACGATGGCCCGCAGCGGTCTGTCCGCTCTCCAGTCGTACGTCACCGGTACCCAGGAGGAGAAGACGCGCACCGCCGTCGGTGACACCTGGCGCACCACCCGCACCGCGCGCACCTTCGACGACTACGGGCTGGTCAAGACCGAGTCGGACCTGGGCGACACGGCCAAGACCGGCGACGAGGAGTGCGCCACCACTTCGTACGCCCGCAATGAGGACAAGAACATCCTCACCCTGGCCAAGGAAGTCCAGACGGTCGCGGTGGCCTGCGGCACGGCACCGAAGCTGCCCGCCGATCTGATCTCCATCGAGCGGCACTACTACGACAACGCCGCCAGCCTGGACACTGCCCCGACCAAGGGCGACATGACACGCCTGGAAGAACAGGACGACAAGGGCACCGGCTACCTGACCACCGCCACCCACACCTACGACATCCACGGCCGCGAGCTGACCGAAACCGACGCGGACGACAACACGACCACCACCGCGTACACACCCCTCACGATCGGGGCTCCCACCTCGATGACCGTGACCAGGCCACTGAACCAGGCCAAGACGCTGGACCAGACCACGAAGACCGAGTACGACCCGACCCGAGGCGTGCCCACTGCGGTGACCGACGCCAACGGCAAACGCACCGAAGCAACCTACGACGGCCTGGGCCGCACGCTGCAGGTGTGGAAGCCCGGTTGGGCCAAGACCGACCACCCGACCCAGCCCTCGGCCGAATACAGCTACACCATCTCCAAGACCGCCGCCAACGCCGTGTCGACGAAGACACTGCAGTACAACGGCTCTTACACCACCAGTCACCAGCTGTACGACGGCCTGCTGCGCGCACGCGAGACCCAATCCCCGGCGATCGGCACTTCCGACCGGATCGTGACCGAGACGCTGTACGACACCCATGGCTGGGCGTGGAAGACCTACGCCGCCTACTACGCCGACGGCGCGCCCGCCAAGAGCCTGAAATCAGCAGCGGACAACGCGGTGCCGGCGATGGTGGAGAACGTCTACGACGGCCTGGGCCGCGTCACCGACGCGATTGCCCGCAAGTACGGCGACGAGCAGTACCGCACCAAGACCGTCCATGACGGTGACCGCACCACGGTCATCCCGCCCAAGGGCGGCACCGCGACCACGGTGGTAACCGATGCACGGGGCCGCACGACCGACCGCCTCGAATACACCGACCCGGCCCGTACGTCCTCGCAGAAGACCCACTACACCTACGGCAAGTGGAACGAGCCGGCGACCGTCACCGACCCAGCCGGCAACACATGGTCGTACACCTTCGACGCCCGCGGTCAGGAGACCGACGTCGACGACCCCGACAAGGGCAAGAGCCACACCAGCTACGACAAGCTCGGCCGTCCTGTCACAGTCACAGATGCCCGCGGCATCACGCTTACCACCGACTACGACGCTCTCGGCCGTGAGATCGCGCTGAGGAAGGGCAGTACCCCCCTGGCGCAGTGGACCTACGACACCATCGCCAAGGGCCAGCTCTCCAACAGCATCCGCTACATCGACGGCAAGGCATACATCTCCGCCGTCGACTCCTACAACGACGCCTACCAGCCCACTTCCAGCACGGTCACCATCCCCGCCGAAGCAGGTGCCCTGGCAGGCGCGTACACCTGGACCTACGGTTACAACGCCTACACCGGCCAGCAGGAATGGATCAAGCACCCGGCCGTGGGCAACCTTCCCAGCGAGCGCCAGACCACTGTCTACGGCGAGGGGAACCTCCCGCAGAAGACCACCGCCGGCTCCGTCACCCTCGTCAACGCCACCAGCCACGACGTCTTCTCCCGCCCCGTGCGCACCGAATACGGCACGCTCGGAAAGAAGGTCTACAGGACTCAGGCCTACGACGAGTTCACCGGCCGCCTGACCGGGCAGACAACCGACCGTGACCTCGCCCCGCAGCGCATCGACGATGTGACCTACGCCTACGACGACGCCGGCAACGTCACCGGCCTCACCACCGCCAGCGGCCAGGACGCCGGCAAGACGGTCGATACCCAGTGCTTCACCAACGACGCCCTGGAGCGCCTGACGGAGGCATGGACCGCCAGATCCGACTGTGCCGCCCAGCCCTCTGCCACCACCGTGGGCGGCCTCGACGCCTACTGGCAATCCTTCACATACGACGCGGTCGGCAACCGCACCGGGCAGACCGACCACGGCACCGGCGCCCTGGCCGGCGCGGACACCACCACCGCATACACCCACAACGAATCCAAGACCGTTCTGCCCCACGCCATGCAGACAGCCACCGTTCGTGGAGGGCCCCACGACGGACAGAAGAGCAGCTTCGACTACGACGCCGCGGGCAACACCACCAAGCGCATCATCGGAACTACCGCCCAGAGCCTCACCTGGGACGATGAAGGACACCTCGCCACCCTCACCCAAACCGGCAGGACCACCAGCTACCGGTACGACGCCGACGGCAACCGCCTGATCGCCAAAGACGCGGACGGCACGCAGACCCTCACCCTGCCTGGCAACAACGAGTTGAAGATCAAGGCGGACGGCACCAAGGAAGGAATCCGCTACTACACCCACGGAGAAGAGACCGTCGCCGTCCGCACAAGCAGCGGCTTCTCCTTCCTCCTTCCCGACCAGCAAGGCACCGCCATGGCGGCCGTCGCCATGACCACTCTCGCTGTCACCCGCCGCAAGCAGCTCCCCTACGGACAACTGCGCTCCGCCCAGACCTCCACCGTCCCCGGCACTCGCGGCTACATCGGCGGCACAGCCGACCCCACAGGTTTGATCCACCTCGGCGCCCGAGAATACGATCCCGAACTCGGCCAGTTCATCTCCGTCGACCCGATCAACGACACCGACGACCCGGCCCAGATGAACGCCTACTCCTACGCCCACAACAACCCCGTCACCAAATCCGACCCATCAGGCATGTGCCTCGCCGACATATGCGGCGTCGGATATCCCATCGGGGGAACCGGCACCGGCCCCAACAATCCCAAGCGATACGTCCAGGACGGCCCTGTCGACCCTGGGGGTAAGAATCACTCTTACTGTCACCGCGGCATGTGCTCCGACGGCCACCCGCTCGGCTACAGCAAGGGCAACATCAGCAAGAAGACATACGACCCGCAGGCGGAAGCTCAAGCCGTCGCGCGGGCCAAGGCCCAGGCCGTCGCGCGAGCCAAAGCAGCCCAAGCCGAACGCCGCAAGAAGAACAGCATCTGGGGCAGCATCGCGGGAGGGCTGAAAAAGGGCTGGAACAACACCGGTGGCAAGGTCGTATCCGCTGTGGGCGATCACTTCTCTGAGCACTGGCGGGACTACGTGAACGCAGGGCTTGTGGTCGGCGGATTCCTGGCAGGAGCAGCGTGTGGTGCGACTGTTGTGTGCGGCGTGGCCGTCGGATTGACGATTGGCGCAAGCACTTATGTGGTGTCAAATGCTGGAACGAAAAACTGGAACTGGTCCAGCTTTGGTATACAGACGGTCGCCTCCGGGGTCGGCGGTGGCGTGGCCGCCAAATATGCGGGTCCGAAGTTCACGGGATTGGTCAGTTCTGTACGGACGCGCGTGTCGCTTTGGAGGTTGGAGAGAACGGTGAGCAATATGAGGAAGGACTTGTATGGCGAATAG